AACAGAAAACACGAAACACAGAATTTTAGATTGTGAATCACAAATCCCCTAGTCGAAACTAAGTCGCTATCTTTGGTTTTCCTTCAACTCTTGACAGAAATTCCACGAGTGCTTATAAAAGTGAGAACACTTCCACACTTTTCACAATCGGATTGTGCCCTATACTCAATCTATATTTGCATAATCTATTAGACTATCATAATCTTCCTCATTTGGCTAAAAATAGTTGTGGTGGTGGTGTTGGggttgagaaagagagagagagagttaagtgCAACAGCATCAACTTAGGGGAATTGGAGTTATTGGACATACCAATACCTAGGTCATGCACTGTCACTGTGCCCATTATAGATACTTTACAGATAATTACAGAGCTTAAGGGGGGAATAATAAACACCCAGTAAGAGAAACACAGGAACTTAGGAATAGGTTGAAGTAGTAATTACCACGTTTAGCACCCATGTCTGATTGGGTAAAGAAAGGGGCATCATGGGCATGCTTAAATTCCTGCAACTGCATGAAGTTCATCCATGGCTTCACCCAGACTTTAGCTTCGTATATCGTCTTCTTACCAGCATCAATCACTTCCAGAGTCAGATGGTATATCTTACCGGAAACCACCTGCTCTTTGGCCTTCAAAACCCTTGCAAACTCAAGAAGGGTATTCTGCACATTAACGTAAAGGATAGCAGAAAAATTCTTAATTAGATGAACTCTGCTATTTAAATTACAGTAAAAttaatagataatttttttcataagtaaatagataattttaAGGACCTTATTCGATAAATCtccaatttttttcatgttttttagAAAGCATATTGAGCGGTTGATCACATGGGTGTATGGAAAACAGCAATAACATATGGGAAACAGAGGAAATACCCACTAAATCTGACGGCACAAACAAAACCTAGACAAGAAATTAGAGGCCCGAGAGAAAGAAATCAAATAAGAAGGGGAGAGAAGACAGACCTCTTTCTTGTTGTGCTCTAGGACGGCGAAGCGTGCGAGGCTGTCGATCTCGGCGCTGTTCTGAGAACCCTTGCAGTCGTGAACCCCTCCAAGGTTCATCTTTATGAGTTGGTCGTCTCCAAAGCAGTGCCCTAATTCACAGACCCCAGAAAGAACCAACAAAAGGCTCAGCAACACAGCCACAGAGAACCTAATAGTCGTCAGCTTCATCGTCGTAATGTTTGAATGTGATGGTAGATGATATAAATCTGATTCTGCGTCCTCCAAAGCGCTTTGCTTTCCACCCCAAaacgagagaaaaaaaaaatatctaaaacatGTCGGTACCGGAGAGCATCGCGGAATACAAAGGAAGTCCTTTGAACGTTAAAACGCGTTACTTGGGTGACTCGACTTCGAGGCTTCTTGGTGGTTAAGGAAAGCATTAAAGCAAGGAAGACTGGAAAGGGCCTTTGGGCGGGTTTGAAGTTGAACCGACAATGACAATTGACAAACAACATTCGGAGTCGGGTCAGATTGTCATCATCTTAAAACTCCGGCTCACTAGAGACCCCTTGCGATCCGTTTAAGTTCAGCCCAATCTTTAATAGTTCTCCCTCTCAAACCCAAAACGggttttgaatttcttttcgACTAATCCCACGATTAATAGTTTGTAGATAGAACAAAGATTCCTCTAAAAATAATCTATAATCTTGATAATGACAACAGCTGGATCATGTACCTATTAAAATACgaatttatatactatatatatatcaacaaaaattttataaacagtcacttttgcatactcTTTTATGCACTTCAGTGATATGGttagttatgtattaaaaaaaaattaatccaccTAATCATATGAGTGAAGTGCGCAGAGAGTACGAAAAAttgactgtatataatattactcatatatTAAACTATCGTATATTTGTCGGCCaataaaaatgatgaattaaacaatttaaattaaattctcTGCtgtaaaagataataaaaactctaatatTGCTTTGTttcaaaaaccacatttttttggTGGGGTTGAAGGAAATCATCGtatcaataaatatattgcCTTTCCCTGCTGAGGCTTCCGTAGGAAATAAGTAATTGCCATGATTGCAGCCTGTAGGTAATAGTTTGTCAtagaaatgatttagttttttcccacaaacatatatatgtatccGTTGGAAATAATTAATTTCCATGAAATTATCCTGTACGAAATATGGATCCCGGCCTATTGCAAAACTATTAACCTGTTTTTCCTCGATCGAGCACTTCCGTTGATATGAAGTAGTTAA
This sequence is a window from Carya illinoinensis cultivar Pawnee chromosome 9, C.illinoinensisPawnee_v1, whole genome shotgun sequence. Protein-coding genes within it:
- the LOC122275817 gene encoding cysteine proteinase inhibitor 12-like isoform X2 translates to MKLTTIRFSVAVLLSLLLVLSGVCELGHCFGDDQLIKMNLGGVHDCKGSQNSAEIDSLARFAVLEHNKKENTLLEFARVLKAKEQVVSGKIYHLTLEVIDAGKKTIYEAKVWVKPWMNFMQLQEFKHAHDAPFFTQSDMGAKRGWRTVPTHDPEVQDAANHAVKSIQQRSNSLSPYELLEILLAKAKVIEEHAKFDLLLKLRRGIMEVKFRVEVNKNTDGKFYLGQFEQDNS
- the LOC122275817 gene encoding cysteine proteinase inhibitor 12-like isoform X1 encodes the protein MKLTTIRFSVAVLLSLLLVLSGVCELGHCFGDDQLIKMNLGGVHDCKGSQNSAEIDSLARFAVLEHNKKENTLLEFARVLKAKEQVVSGKIYHLTLEVIDAGKKTIYEAKVWVKPWMNFMQLQEFKHAHDAPFFTQSDMGAKRDGHGPGWRTVPTHDPEVQDAANHAVKSIQQRSNSLSPYELLEILLAKAKVIEEHAKFDLLLKLRRGIMEVKFRVEVNKNTDGKFYLGQFEQDNS